A genomic region of Lodderomyces elongisporus chromosome 5, complete sequence contains the following coding sequences:
- the CAT2 gene encoding Carnitine O-acetyltransferase mitochondrial, giving the protein MLKLGFTKAQISTHLSKSQQIKSIVMPILQQTKPLSSSSARGETYKLQSQLPKLPVPELQETASKYIKTIEPFLNPQQLAASKAKVEEFIQPGGVGEELQQRLNAFAKGKDNWLAEFWDDYAYMSYRDPVVPFVSYFFSHKDVRNIIGEDQLLKATLIAYYTIEFAEKVQTEVLEPEVIKGNPFCMNAFKYMFNNSRVPAPGSDVTQHYDVDSNRFFIVIYKNNFYKVPTHNESGQRLSKGEIYSYLQQVKNDPSQQGIALGALTSLNRDEWLSAYQNLLKSPINEASLTDIFASTFVICLDENTPITIEEKSKNCWHGNGQNRWFDKPLEFFVSANGNSGFLGEHSRMDATPTVQMNNTILKQISETKPEELIAEIGSVAPKVGPADKLSFDINPTTRANIASAIVKFDETIAAHDEEIFQHYGYGKGLIKKFKCSPDAYVQMLMQLAYYKLTGKVRPTYESAATRKFLKGRTETGRTVSNESKKFVETWTDPNSSIEDKVATFQAATKQHVAYLSAAADGKGVDRHLFGLKSMLKPGEPVPEIFQDPIFAYSQTWYISSSQVPSEFFQSWGWSQVIDDGFGLAYLINNDWIHVHISCKRGNGLKSDQLKWFLVDSANQMQDVLVKGLLGDKAKL; this is encoded by the coding sequence ATGTTGAAGCTTGGCTTTACAAAGGCACAAATATCGACACATTTAAGTAAATCACAACAGATCAAATCCATTGTTATGCCTATTTTACAACAAACGAAACCATTATCGTCGCTGTCCGCTAGAGGCGAGACCTACAAATTGCAGTCTCAGCTACCAAAGTTGCCAGTTCCTGAATTACAAGAAACTGCCTCAAAGTATATCAAGACCATTGAACCATTTTTAAACCCACAGCAGTTGGCTGCTTCAAAGGCAAAAGTTGAGGAGTTTATACAGCCAGGCGGTGTTGGCGAAGAGTTGCAACAAAGATTAAATGCTTTTGCCAAGGGTAAGGATAACTGGTTAGCTGAATTTTGGGACGATTATGCATACATGTCCTATAGAGATCCAGTTGTTCCCTTTGTCTCGTACTTTTTTTCGCACAAGGATGTAAGAAACATTATTGGCGAGGACCAATTATTGAAGGCTACCTTAATTGCTTACTATACTATTGAGTTTGCTGAGAAGGTGCAAACCGAGGTTTTGGAACCAGAAGTTATCAAGGGTAACCCATTCTGTATGAATGCGTTTAAGTACATGTTCAACAACTCTAGAGTCCCCGCACCAGGATCAGACGTGACTCAACATTATGATGTTGACTCGAACAGAttctttattgttatttACAAGAATAACTTTTATAAGGTTCCAACCCACAATGAATCTGGTCAAAGATTGAGTAAAGGAGAAATTTATAGCTACTTGCAGCAAGTTAAGAATGACCCAAGTCAACAGGGTATTGCTTTGGGTGCATTGACTTCGTTGAATAGAGACGAATGGTTGAGcgcttatcagaatttgttAAAGTCGCCAATCAATGAAGCCTCATTGACTGATATCTTTGCATCTACATTTGTCATTTGTCTTGATGAAAACACCCCAATCACCATTGAAGAAAAGTCCAAAAACTGCTGGCACGGAAATGGCCAAAATAGATGGTTTGATAAACCATTGGAGTTTTTCGTTAGTGCCAATGGTAACTCTGGATTCCTTGGTGAGCACTCGAGAATGGATGCTACACCAACAGTGCAAATGAATAATACTATTTTGAAGCAAATCAGTGAGACCAAGCCAGAAGAGTTGATTGCTGAGATTGGTTCTGTTGCTCCAAAGGTTGGTCCTGCTGATAAGTTGTCCTTTGACATTAACCCCACAACGAGAGCCAACATTGCCTCTGCGATTGTTAAATTTGACGAGACCATTGCTGCGCACGATGAAGAGATTTTCCAACACTATGGCTATGGTAAAGGTTTGATTAAGAAGTTTAAGTGTTCACCAGATGCATACGTGCAGATGTTGATGCAATTGGCTTACTACAAGTTGACTGGTAAAGTTAGACCAACTTATGAGTCTGCTGCTACAAGAAAATTCCTCAAGGGTAGAACTGAGACTGGAAGAACTGTTTCCAACGAGTCAAAGAAGTTTGTTGAGACATGGACTGATCCTAACTCATCTATTGAAGATAAGGTTGCAACTTTCCAGGCTGCTACTAAGCAACATGTTGCATACTTgtctgctgctgctgatggTAAAGGTGTTGACCGTCATCTCTTTGGTTTGAAATCCATGTTGAAGCCTGGTGAGCCAGTTCCTGAGATTTTCCAAGATCCAATCTTTGCCTACTCACAAACATGGTACATTTCTTCATCGCAAGTTCCATCTGAGTTTTTCCAATCCTGGGGCTGGTCTCAAGTTATTGATGATGGATTTGGATTGGCATATTTGATCAATAATGATTGGATCCATGTCCATATTTCTTGTAAGAGAGGCAATGGATTGAAATCCGACCAGTTGAAGTGGTTCCTTGTTGACAGTGCTAACCAAATGCAAGATGTATTGGTTAAAGGATTGTTGGGTGACAAGGCTAAATTGTAA
- the HSX11 gene encoding Ceramide glucosyltransferase (CAZy:GT21) produces MAATKSKIVEEAEAQAEEAEAEEDGKDINSNDTDLLTCEGVTIIRPIKGIDPELGSCLESSFVQNYPFSKLQILFCVDNPNDPSLPIIRKLIRRYPTIDAEILISENYNAQAQVSQDHFGPNPKVNNLAKGFLKAKYDILWVMDSNVWASSNILKNSVITLNSNLNNGRKVSDQRPVKLVHHVPLAVCTDSNTDESGDFLALDELENRVTPTASDEESETPQNVSYLTNRKPTPPPSSPSLAPPSSSSSKPSKFYSRAKKLGAKLDEMFLHTSHSKFYVSLNNLSIAPCVNGKSNIYRKSDLDQSVKLIPYKDSEFFRDPKVKRDAYEYTSSAISGNSIKFFARYIGEDNMIGIALWENCNGRTGLTGDIVVQPLNPENNSIRDYIQRRVRWLRVRKYMVLLATLIEPTTESLVCGVYGTYAVSTLFLHQWFSIKWFMMHMIIWLLTDYVQYNVLMSHVKDSSNNNIAYLPQWMNRVGFAKQARGFASWLYVWCLREMLALPIWAIAMIGHEIDWRGAPFRIKKDLTAEEL; encoded by the exons ATGGCTGCG ACCAAGAGCAAGATAGtggaagaagcagaagcacaagcagaagaagcagaagcagaagaagacggGAAAGATATAAACAGTAACGACACAGATTTGCTCACTTGTGAAGGAGTTACAATCATTAGACCTATCAAAGGTATCGACCCCGAGCTTGGTTCTTGTCTAGAATCATCGTTTGTGCAAAACTACCCTTTCTCTAAGCTTCAAATTCTATTCTGCGTCGATAACCCCAATGATCCTAGTTTGCCCATCATTCGCAAATTGATTAGGAGATACCCTACGATTGATGCCGAGATTCTAATAAGTGAAAACTATAATGCACAGGCACAGGTTAGCCAAGATCACTTTGGCCCCAATCCCAAAGTAAACAATCTTGCTAAAGGGTTCCTCAAGGCAAAATATGATATCTTGTGGGTGATGGATAGTAATGTATGGGCTAGTTCGAATATCCTCAAGAATTCGGTCATTACCttaaattcaaatttgaatAATGGGAGAAAAGTTAGCGATCAGCGACCAGTGAAATTGGTCCATCATGTTCCACTAGCAGTGTGCACCGATTCTAATACAGATGAAAGTGGTGATTTTTTGGCCTTGGACGAGTTGGAGAATAGAGTTACGCCGACTGCATCGGACGAGGAGTCTGAAACTCCACAAAATGTTTCCTACTTGACAAATCGGAAACCAACACCACCGCCATCTTCACCTTCACTAGCGCCACCATCTTCTTCTAGCTCCAAACcttcaaaattttattcgagagcaaaaaaactTGGCGCTAAATTAGATGAGATGTTTCTCCATACTTCTCATTCCAAATTCTATGTCTCGTTAAACAACTTGTCGATAGCACCTTGTGTCAATGGTAAATCCAACATCTATAGGAAATCAGATCTTGACCAATCTGTGAAACTTATACCATATAAGGATTCCGAGTTTTTTAGAGACCCAAAAGTGAAACGCGACGCTTATGAATATACGTCAAGCGCAATTTCCGGTAACTCGATCAAATTTTTTGCACGATATATTGGCGAGGATAACATGATTGGTATTGCATTATGGGAGAACTGTAATGGAAGAACTGGTCTCACGGGTGACATTGTTGTCCAACCATTGAACCCAGAGAACAATAGCATACGCGATTATATTCAACGACGCGTGCGCTGGCTCAGAGTAAGGAAGTATATGGTGCTCTTAGCTACATTGATTGAGCCAACTACAGAGTCGCTTGTGTGCGGAGTATATGGGACCTACGCCGTTTCGACACTTTTCTTACATCAATGGTTTTCTATCAAATGGTTTATGATGCATATGATTATATGGTTATTAACTGATTATGTCCAATATAATGTGTTGATGTCGCATGTCAAGGACTCGAGTAATAACAATATCGCATATTTGCCACAATGGATGAACAGAGTaggttttgcaaaacagGCGCGAGGTTTTGCATCATGGCTCTATGTTTGGTGTTTGCGGGAAATGTTGGCGTTGCCCATTTGGGCCATTGCAATGATTGGACACGAGATTGATTGGAGAGGAGCACCTTTTAGGATTAAAAAGGATTTAACTGCAGAGGAGCTCTAG